ATGACTTCCACAGCAAACAAACGTAATGATTTAAGCACTTCTTTAAAACATCTACTAATAGTTTCACCTGAATGCTGGAATCTTTCCTGCACTTGTCTATTTGACGCCCCAACTGCTATTGTAAATAGAAACATTGTCACCTTTTCAATAACGCTCATTCTTCTTGACGGTTTTAAGCCATGGTGCGTTTCTAATTCGGTGCACAAACTCAACAAAGTGGTTGCGTCCATCCTGAACATGTTAACACTTCGTTTCCAATGACCTCTTAAAACCTCCGACAACCAACGCATCCCTGTGTTATAGGAAACCATACATGGttctttatacatataattaatataatacgtGTTTATAGCTCCAGCtgtgcatataattaattttttcctatcaaaatgCCTCCTTATAATAAATGCTTCGTCAACATCACTGTCATCGTCaacgtcgtcgtcgtcatcatcgTCATTATTGTCGTCGGAGTCGTTTCCATTACTATCATCTCCGGCACCATCAACTGAAGCACCACTACCTTCAcaactaggataattaatttggtCTACAATGCGGTTCATTACATTATCATAATTACCATCGAAATCTTCATTAAATATGTCATTAAATCGTGGATCATCCATAACTTCAATTACatgtaaacaagaaaaaaattatatgttgttaataaaaaactttaaataattaaatatcattcaataaaaaaactatcaaagagTTGGTGCGACATAAGTTTTTTCCATACCTGTAAAGCCAGCAAAAAAGGAATATTCTACTTGCTTGTATAAAATGCAGCTGAGAGGTTTGAGAAGCTTGTTATGAAGAAAGCTACTTCAGTGAAAAATATGATGCAAACATTcatctttatatagaaaaatttcaATGCTCTTTACGtctattttacaattttttagctttcaaCATAAGTACATTCACATGTATGTATATGCTGTAAAAGTAGCATATAATGTTACTTTTACAGCTCATTTATGTACACCATCCTGACATGTAGTCTTTCACACCAGagttaaaaggaataaaaacagagttaaaagttaaaaaccaGCAGCAAGACCAAGCTTtcagaaaaggaagaaacaccAACAGCATTAGTCCCTTCAGACCTCAcagcaacaaagaaaaaaacatcaacagtAACTGCAAAAGGGGTTTCTTTTCAGACATCACAAGTTCACAGTAGCTACcccaatggaaaaaaatattgtcaagtAAAGAATCACCAGCAGCATGTCAATGTCACAGTAGTTAATCCAATGGAAAAAATTACAGCCAAGGAAAGAATCACCAGCAGCATGTCAATCTCAAAGTAGCTAATCCAATGGAACAAAACAGCTAAGGAAAGAAACACAGCAGCATGTATTATTAGTCCCATCAGACCTCACGgcagcaaagaaaaaaacagcaacaGTAAATTGTAAAAGGGGTTTCTTTTTAGACACCACAAGCTCACAATAGCTACCTAATGGAAAAAATGCAGCCAAGGAAAGAAACACCAACAGCATGTATTATTATTCCCATCAAACCTCACggcagcaaagaaaaaaatatagggaaCAAAACAGTGAAGGTAAATTAACAACCAATTCCATTAAAGGGTCAACCATTTAACATTAACCATTGAACATTGTAATTCCTAGATAAAATACAACATTACAACCAGCAATTTCTCATACAAGTCTGTTAACTCCCGAAAAGcagtttaataaatataacagTACATAAATTACCGCAAATGGATATGCTCATATGTCGTTACATGAAATGTGGAATAATATAATGTCTCGGACAAACTTCGGCAAATGGAAACTACTCTTTTAAAAACCGGCATCCCATTACtctgcaacaaaaaaataaacatgtataaatatcCAAAGCACTTGAACATAGTTAATTGATTAATAGTTAAGAAACTTAAATCATACCATGTCAGCTAAGCACGTTTAGTTCGTGCATACATTCGTTGCAACCATCTCAACTTCTGTTGCTTATCACCCATACTGGCCcacatttctcttttccttcttaaacTGAGATACTCCGTAGCGAAGTCATGAAACTCATCTTCAATTGAAACTCCAGGAATTGAGTGCAGCTCATCCATCACCTCGCGAATACTACAACTTTCGCGATCCATATTCAAAGAAGTCGAATCACTCTTAGTCGACATACTCTCAAGTAGATGATTGCACCTTGACAGCAGCTGAACACCAATTCCagctgttttcttctttctacctcGCACATCATAATGATctcgttcttttcttttgccaccGCTTATTGTGTTGCTGCTGTTAGACATATTTATCCCTCCAACCATTCGAGCCATGTCAGTCTAGAAATCTGGAATCACATCTTCCTCCGAATCACCACTGCCCTCTTCCAAACCATCATGAGCAATGTCGGCATTGCTTGTACCAGGATCAACATCACTACCAGCAGGTACACCTGATGAAGGAGCCCATGCATACGCTCCAGTTACGACAACGTTGGAATACATTCGgtcaaatttattcttcaaagaCGGCTCAATACCAACATGTCTGAATTTTTTGGCTCCTCTAATTTcctgcatataaattaaatcaagtaatgaaggatcaaaatactaaaattttggGGTTGGaatttgacaacaataaaagaaattgttaggATGACAAAGAATGtacctgaattttttgtttccacCACTCATCGCTAGCTGCGATTGTGCCTAACTCACTATTCCAGCCAATACCAGTTTCAGAAACCAGCTTATTCCATATCCTCCAATCCTTTTTGCAtccatcccatttgtttttcaactgtGTTTTAGTAAATGCATGGCcagtttgttctttgaatgatgTTATAAGAAATTTCCACCCCGTTTTATCGAAATGAGTATTAGGTCTCATTCCCATATCAATTGCCTTAATGCATATATCACAAAATACATGCAACATTTCCTTTGTCCAAGCAGCCTTATCAAAAGATTCAAGACCTTCCATGATATCTTTTAACACATTTAACAAAAGTTTAAAATCAATAACTGAtatgaattacaaaaaaacagcAACAGTAAACCGTGGACTTAAACACTAATAAAACACTCAATGTTCAGCATTTACAAAAGCTGTGTGGTTAGCAACAAACATTAACCATGCATGTATTTGAATGAGAATGttcatgttaatttgtaatgaaaagtAATTGCAACCCATTACTTTCAACTGTTCAGAAAACTAAGTTTCAGCCATgagataatttttgaattatcaAGCAACACTTCATTGCCATCATGTTGTTTGGAAGCTAAAAacagagggaaaaaaacaaacagaacatAATCTATTTCTACATTCAAAGAAACTCAGCTTTCTTTCGCAGCatgcaaacacaaaaaaaaagaaactcaaaattCTGATTTTGACTGCACAAGTAGAAATAAACATAATCCTACATGCCATGCTAACAGGGCACTCATTACGATTacaataaacacacacacagtaAAGGCATCAACAGTTGCTCAAACAGAAACACTATCAATGTGCATAACAAACATATCAGACCATGCAGAACAACAcataaatgaaatttcaaagcaTGACATTGTTTCCAGTAAGCAAATAATCCAGCAGCAGCACTGTCAGCTGGTAGTAAACATAAAAAACGAAACCAGAATAAAGAATAGCAGACAAGCAGTATATGGAAGCAATTAAActcttttaaattcaaaacaaattacgaagGCACAGTAAACAGAAGACAATCAGCAACAGCTATGGAATTTGTCAATTGCAGAACACACAGTAATTGATCATGCAGGTACACAGACATgcaatttttcatctaaaaaattgaaaatgcagaTGGAGATAAGGCAGGAACTTACCTCAGTCTATCTCTTTAGGTGTCCAAACCAGCACGGTTCTGCAGCTTTGTCCTGCAAACAGATACAATGGAGACCCAGaagataaaatagattttgagcTACAATTACTATAAAATTAACATGGGTAACACAGTACACAGAAGCATCACAGAAACGCAAGTtttcaagtagaaaaaaattaaaaacacatgcAAAGCAGAGGACAAGCAGAAGAAGCAATGAAATttgctataaattaaaaaaatttgatgaaggCACAGTAAATAGAACACaagcagcaacaacaatgaaatttatagatcaattcaacaattgcaGTGTTAATAGTAATAGAGCATGTAGCATCACAGACATGCAATGTTTCATATACAAAAAACTGAAATGAAGATGGAGACAAGGCAGGAACTGACCTCAGTCTCTGTCTTTATTCTGCAAACCACCACGGTGCTGCAGCTTTGttctgcaaaaacaaaaacaatagagACCCATTacagaaattagattttgagcAACATGtgaaacaaaattgacaaagGGAACGCACAGTACTTACTAGTATCTCACTCGTGGAACTTTCCCAACACGAATCTCTTGGGGGTTTTCTGTAATTGTAACAGTGGAGGGACAGATCGGTGAAAGTTTGTGTTTTCGATCTTCGTTGGGAAAGAATGGACAGAGAGGAAGAAGCTTGCTCCTGCGTTGGtggttttttagggcaaaataGAAATGGGGCTGTagcaagagaaaagagaggagaacaGTTTGGGGAAGGAAATTGGGGTTTTAGTTCATCAATTACATAGATTTGTAAccgaaacaagaaaaaaatttgtgagGTTGTGAGGACCGTAATTGACAGTGGTTACTGGGCAAAGTTTCGGTGGTGAGAGAGAAGTGAAACGCATGGAGGACCAGTTTAGGGAAATGTTGAAACTGGACGTTATTGATCTACAACAACCTTCCACCATcaatttgttgggtttttttttgtgactgTTGGGAAATTAAGAAAGAGGGACAGAGGACAGTTGGGAAAGTAAGGGGTTGTTCTTGAAAGTAATTGTAAAATTATCAGTgatgagagagaggagaaacgCATGAAAAGCAATGTGTAATTGCTTTTCACTTTTTGCATTTGAACCGTAGTTTTCCCTGGGACCCACATACAAATAACCTGTGGTTCGTGGTTAGCCAAACATATATAACACTGCTTTTCTTTCAACCGCAGCAGCACCAGCATATCCAAACACCATCATAGTCTCACTGAACACATTCTAAGTCTCAACTtcaaaataagttttgaaattatataaataaattcttgtTGATTACacaaatattagtttttattttcatgcataactcgaactttttaataatatatcatcaaatttttttttaaccattcaAAATGCAGCTTAGTCTGGTCCAAGCTTGTCGGAGAGacatgaacaataattttccaATGTCATGTTATGTTTTCATGGTTAAAATACTTTCTACTAGATTTTTGCTTGGTATTTCACTATGATTAAGTGTTTATGGATGTGTTGGTAGTTAATGTCatcctgagttttttttttgaaggtttgtgatttttctcttaaatcttCCTAGTGTTcggttcttttttatatatatactatgaTTAAGTGTTTATGGATGTGTTGGTAGTTAATGTCatcctgagttttttttttgaaggtttgtgatttttctcttaaatcttCCTAGTGTTcggttcttttttatatatatataaaaaaaagaaccgaACACTAGGaagatttaagagaaaaatcacaaaccttcaaaaaaaaaactcaggatGACATTAACTACCAACACATCCATAAACACTTAATCATAGTGAAATACCAAGCAAAAATCTAGTAGAAAGTATTTTAACCATGAAAACATAACATGACATtggaaaattattgttcatgtCTCTCCGACAAGCTTGGACCAGACTACTATGTTTCACAGGTCTTGAACACTCAAACCTGCAGGCAAATAACGAACAAGATGCAATTAAGGAAAAAGTATACCTGTCATCAATATCTTGCAGTAGCAGAAATAATGATACTAAAATCATTTGACTATCTCAGGTTGATAACGACTGCAGATGCAAAAGGGCCTTATTattagtgttttcttttgaaaataaaatatctccttaattatttaactattttcctttttttttggtattattaACTAAAGTGAATACATATTTAATTGAATTCTAATTAtacctcaaaaaataaaattatttttttactagtgaTCTAATTTTTAGCAAAGTAACATTGTAGCTTCTAATCTTTGTTGGAAGGCAATGttgctttttattcttttttgttttgttttattattattattaacgtggatgtctaGACCAACTTGTgcgcacttcgactaatctcacgggccctgaagttaacgactatgtaagcctccaatgactatcatattagcaatcacagggctcgaacctgaaacaaCAGGGGGAATAATCTTTTAATCCCAAACTTTTACCTTTGGATCACCTACTagataattattctttttattcttttttttttatttacacgaGTTGTATTCAATCatgatatgaaatattaatcTAACACCCGCTTGtatattttaatcatataatctttgtttttatttacatgAGGATCTTAATGCTTTCCAAGAGATTAACACCCGCTTGTATATTTTAATAGTACGTACTAGGCAATAATTAAGACAAGGATATGTTAATTATGATAGATTAACACATCAAACTATGAAACGagtatcaaataattaaacttttattaaacacaaaacaattatGCCAACATAATTAGTACGCAAAGaaatttaaacattaagaaTAGAACTAGAAAAATACTAAGATTAACATCTCTAAATATACTAAATACTCCAACCATAATACTAATTATgaaagttaaacaaaaaaaaaatatagcttttAATACCTCTAGTATGTTTTAATATCTTCCTCGGTGTCGATCATTACTACCATTCCTTTCATGACtacacaaaaataattttgataaatcaaatatattttgataaaaaaaaataaagcttattCTTTAGTTTAGAaaccttattttaattttagttgacTCTTGACACATCAAATTGAACATAATTCTCAATATAACCCAATAATACTACCATTAGTTTATTTTCATATCGGTTTGTTTCAATCTATTCCTCGTTATCATTACTACCATTCCTTTCACTACacaaaaatagttttgataAATCAAAAATTGTTATTTAGAGTAAAACAACATCACTTTTATGAAAGTATAAACAATGAAgttttgataaaatctaagtttttttttatttttgcttaaatCTGCTATGATTTATAGTATGGTTCCAAATTTTTAAACAATGAATTTAAGTATTCGTTTCAACTCATCTTGACCTTACATTCTTAACCAAGTAGATCTCTGGGACCGGTTGAGTTGATTTTAGGTAGATTCATGCTCAATTTAGTAAGACATTGTGCAATGGCCACTTTCATTTATAAAGTAACGACTAGTTACTTGAAGCCTCTATAAACAACAtccatttttttgtattttatatgcAAGAAAGACAAGGAAAAGTGCCAAGAAAGCGAGAGAAACATTTATGTATTCATTTCATCTTTCTTGATAACTTAATTGGTTGAAATCTTTCATATTGTGTTATAAGGCATAACTTTGATTACTCTTGAGATGGGTACAATCATTTGagtactttttttcttattgggaCATTTCTTGGTGAGGTGAGAGTGGCAATAGTTCAACACTTGGATTAAGGGTAAATCAAAGGTTGTAAAAGAGACTTGTTTTTCAATCTGTAAAAATGCATAGTAGATTGAGAAATCTCAAGTGGATCTTGAAGACTAGATGTAGGCATGagaaattcaagataaattccTATATATGATATCTTTGTACTCACGTTCTTTATCTTGTCTTCTGCTTATTACTTGCAAAATTCATTATCTCTACATATTgcttatatattgtttttgtttgtccttaagtttcaagttttattaattgtttatataattgataacaatttgCATACCGATTCAAAAAAGAGCAAACTTGATTagtaaaatagtttaaaaatattacaagtttgtcattataattgattttatgtCCACAATATCCATATAACTGTatctaaaaaaccaaatcattaAACTATACCTATTTTCTATCGATAACCTACCTTCATCACCAATTACTAATCTCCATGATACGAACCTGAAGAGTAAGAACCCGTGAACCCATAAGGAAGAACAAACAAATCATTGAAagctaaaatcaaatttaaaaatagtaaaaaaaaaactcaagacaaTGTATACTTGAATCAAGGCATCAAAGTTATTGAACGAGGACCCCATCCCAATCATTACAAAGAATTGTGAACTGAAAGTATAAGGTAGAATATCATAAAGACAGTTGATCTTTGATAAGTTCAAGTCAGTTTAATGAAGAACTAACAAGTATGATCAGTCCTCACAAAAGtacacaaaatattattttgaaatcaaagtttgttaaaacaaaaaacctaaatacaaactaaataaccctatttaaagtatgtaaaaattattaaacaattttggaaaaataataaaagagtattgatccaaataggaaaaagaattttaaactaACTAGGAAACTAATGGAAATCCCACACAATAGCTTCTGGTCTTTATCGAAgacctttctaattttttatcaccatgaaattttaaccctgtagaaaaaaaaaggcctttaaaattttctaaaaagattTCAACTTAATCCAAtagtcaaatcaaaagttatgcttgTTAGTGTACAACTATTTATTAGctaaaataagcccaaaattaTCTCTAATGTCCATGAATAATAAGAATTATTGTTGCTTAAAACATCATTGTGAAATAAGGATTGTTGCCTAATTGATCTTCTTGAAAAGTAAAGAATCCTTGCAAAATAAGGATTCCACGTATAATTAAATTCTTATCTTATAagaattcataaatcaaatgaaaaaaatcattttttgaatttccttgtttgttaataaatttcaattctgatttcaaacatgtcattgtctctttcattgatgatttattgagcctactaaaaataaatgaaaaacttgAGATGTTTAGTTTCCAACACAACTATAATTGTTGCAATATTCCGCATATAGCTTCAGATATGGCCCAAACAGTACACAAAAGTCTAGTCTCAtagatttaaaactttttaaccTAAATATTCAGAATCAACTCAATCAATTTCTCTTTAATCCTCTAAGTTTCATACTTTGTAATAGGCCCAACTGGTAACTCTAATGGATCCTTTAGTGATGTTTACTAATTCACATCATTCCTCCTCTTCTCAATGGATTCGtctttaaataaacaataagaaCAACATTAATGGGTAATACATCCTGATAATCctccaacaaataaaaaaaatattttatatagggTTGTTAGTATAACAAAAGGTCTTTACAACACTTTCTTGTATAAAAAGATCTCatacttctttgttttttctcttaacactcttttttttttcttcacaaatgacccatctattttttattttctcttaaccACATCACTATTTTCCTTAATCTCCAGACTCTTCAATAAACTATCATATTGTTTCAGGGATCATTTGAAAGACCTATTATGTTATGTTCATTAACTAGTGCAACTTGTATGTGTTTCAAAACCATCATGTTCCCATTactcaaaaacatattaattgttGTCAATTTACTTGAAATCTCACTTTAAAAAGCTTCAACAACCTAATTTTTGTCTTTCACAGAGTCATTCATGTATTTTTCAACCCAATTAACTTTGGTAGCATTGCCAATGACTTATGCATTAGAAGTTTCAACAATAAAGATATGCTCTaagaaatcattttctttcaatgtATCAATTGAGGTAGCAACAATGTTTTTCCTTGTATCATCACCTTATAAACCTTTCAAAACATGAATTGACATAGAATCTTTTATGTCCTATTGATCGACCTTTTATTTAGTGTTATCTTTCCTAATATATGAATCTATTGGACTTTCACTCCTTAAAGCATCCAACTCAAATGAATCAACTTCTAAATTCTTTAAAAGTGTAATACCACTTGAATGTTTTGCATCTTTTCAGGGCTGGTCTGCAGCTCCCCTT
The DNA window shown above is from Populus trichocarpa isolate Nisqually-1 chromosome 4, P.trichocarpa_v4.1, whole genome shotgun sequence and carries:
- the LOC112327276 gene encoding L10-interacting MYB domain-containing protein is translated as MEGLESFDKAAWTKEMLHVFCDICIKAIDMGMRPNTHFDKTGWKFLITSFKEQTGHAFTKTQLKNKWDGCKKDWRIWNKLVSETGIGWNSELGTIAASDEWWKQKIQEIRGAKKFRHVGIEPSLKNKFDRMYSNVVVTGAYAWAPSSGVPAGSDVDPGTSNADIAHDGLEEGSGDSEEDVIPDF